Sequence from the Nocardia cyriacigeorgica GUH-2 genome:
AGCCCGATCCGGGTCAGCCAGGCCATACCGGCGGCCGCGATCAGGAACCCGGCGCTGACCACGATCTTCGGTCCGAGCTTGGGCAGCAGCAGCGACGGCGTGGTGGTGGACGACACGATCATCGCGGCAACCATCGGCAGGAACGCCACACCGGTGGTGATCGGCGAGTACCCGAGGCTGAGCTGCATGTAGTAGGTCAGGAACAGGAAGATCGCGAACATCCCGATGCCCATCACGAACACGGTGATGAACGATCCGCCCCTGGTGCGGTCGAGCACGACGCGCAGTGGCAGCAGCGGGTTGGCGACCCGGGTTTCCAGCCACACGAACACCGCAAGCAGCGCGGCGCCGCCGAACAGGAAGGCCAGGGTGACCGGGTTGGTCCAGCCGTCGGTCTCGGCGTGCGAGAAGCCGTAGACGATGCCGAACAGGGCCGCGGTGACCACGATGGTGCCGGGGATGTCGAGCTTGGGCCGTTCGGTGACGGTGTGCTTGGCCAGCAGCAACACCGCGCCGACCAGCGCGACGGCAGCGAAGGCCAGGTTCACGAACATCACCCAGCGCCAGGACGCCCATTCGGTGAGCACGCCACCGAGCAGCAGGCCGATGGCGCCACCGGTACCGGCGACCGCACCGAAGATGCCGAAGGCCTTGGCCCGTTCGGACGGTTCGGTGAAGGTGACCGTCAGCAGCGACAGCGCGGCGGGCGCCAGCAGCGCGCCGAACACACCCTGACCGATGCGGGCACCGACCAGCATCTCGAAGTTGGTGGCCGCGCCGCCGACCGCGGAGGCCACCGAGAAGCCGATCAGGCCGACGATGAAGGTGTTGCGCCTGCCGAACAGGTCGCTGAGCCGCCCGCCCAGTAGCAGCAAGCTACCGAAGGCCAGCGCGTAGCCGGTGATGACCCACTGGCGGTCGGCATCGCCGAAGCCGAGGTCGCGTTGCGCCTCGGGCAGCGCGATATTCACCACGGTCGCGTCGAGCACGACCATGAGCTGGGCGACGCCGAGGACGGCGAGCACCCACCAGCGCAGTGCGTGCGAGCCACGCCTGCCTGACGTCGGTTTCTGTTGCGGGGAAGGCCCGCGTTCGATGGTGGTGGTCACGTCGCCCCTCGTTGAAAATTAAACGGAGGTAGTTCCTCCGGTTAGCCGAAACGCTATCACAGTAACGGAGGCGGTGCCTCCACTTAATCCTCGCGCTGCTAA
This genomic interval carries:
- a CDS encoding MFS transporter gives rise to the protein MTTTIERGPSPQQKPTSGRRGSHALRWWVLAVLGVAQLMVVLDATVVNIALPEAQRDLGFGDADRQWVITGYALAFGSLLLLGGRLSDLFGRRNTFIVGLIGFSVASAVGGAATNFEMLVGARIGQGVFGALLAPAALSLLTVTFTEPSERAKAFGIFGAVAGTGGAIGLLLGGVLTEWASWRWVMFVNLAFAAVALVGAVLLLAKHTVTERPKLDIPGTIVVTAALFGIVYGFSHAETDGWTNPVTLAFLFGGAALLAVFVWLETRVANPLLPLRVVLDRTRGGSFITVFVMGIGMFAIFLFLTYYMQLSLGYSPITTGVAFLPMVAAMIVSSTTTPSLLLPKLGPKIVVSAGFLIAAAGMAWLTRIGLDTGYTTHILPGLILMGLGLGGAMATAFQGATAGVHHEDAGVASATINTSQQVGGSIGTALLSTIAASAASDYMVGRTPDQLTVAQAAIESYTTSFWWATAIFVIGAVVTGVLLPNTAPAPAEGELVLAH